A genomic region of Carassius carassius chromosome 27, fCarCar2.1, whole genome shotgun sequence contains the following coding sequences:
- the LOC132106785 gene encoding ankyrin repeat and SOCS box protein 2-like translates to MAAAMASSMTTKHDLEDFSAYAHLSEEQLLQLAIERSLADTNVTPWQNRQVHAHTQPATQQPPCNPNSENPPSENVCGKIDRNVHNHFFSKDQEKVIAWTRHNGHLRVKVEALNDLDPFLSAIWRGDAKALQDIIHLKSKTLDEPNKDGWVPLHESAYYGSVECLKILLKARPDTINKRTNRNQTPLMLAVSRKHVSCVKHLLEEEADPNLANNQWETPLYKACEKANEETVELLLRFGASPRKACVQGGTPLHEAVRNKKLEICKMLINAGAKLWARNVYGIDALFTAAQCSAVDVLNYLMYKGGNVNTQANDDATALFEASKNGHAEVVEILLSKRADVNKANKTGLLPIHVAAKNGHDSIVAMLIPRTNMVKVRSSGISPLHLAAERNRDDVLETLIEGGYDVNVKLSDDWSNMFEDHRSTALYSAVINGNTEAAAMLLEAGADPNLDIFNPLLVAVRIANMEMVTLLVKHGANVNALLPTHPTSFPAVLVFCMKYKVMMNYLLDNGCDALSCFNCQYGSNPHPPIKQRRNAQETIYFLNDEPGYCVEFCEIISSPSFISWGGPIIDTLLDYVGHVKLCSRIIELLESNKDWAHIKERSVLPCTLMHLCRLKIRQRLGIHRLWQISALPLPGRLLKFLSYELESFENIP, encoded by the exons ATGGCAGCAGCAATGGCTTCTTCAATGACAACAAAACATGACCTGGAGGACTTCAGTGCTTATGCACACTTGTCTGAAGAACAGCTGTTGCAGTTAGCTATTGAACGAAGTCTAGCTGATACAAATGTAACTCCATGGCAGAATCGACAAGTGCATGCCCACACACAGCCAGCTACACAACAACCGCCATGCAACCCTAACTCGGAAAACCCTCCCAG TGAGAATGTGTGTGGAAAAATTGACAGAAATGTTCACAATCATTTCTTCAGTAAAGACCAAGAAAAGGTAATTGCCTGGACAAGGCACAATGGACACCTGCGGGTCAAAGTAGAGGCTTTGAA TGATTTAGACCCTTTTCTCTCTGCCATTTGGAGAGGGGATGCAAAAGCTCTACAAGAcatcattcatttaaaatctaaaaCTCTTGATGAACCCAATAAAGACGGCTGGGTACCGCTTCATGAGTCTGCATACTATGGCAGTGTGGAGTGTCTTAAGATTTTGCTCAAAG CCAGACCAGATACAATCAACAAACGAACAAACAGAAATCAGACACCGCTCATGCTGGCCGTGAGTCGCAAACATGTTTCTTGTGTCAAGCACCTCTTAGAGGAAGAAGCTGATCCTAACCTGGCAAACAACCAGTGGGAGACGCCACTGTACAAAG CATGTGAGAAAGCTAATGAAGAGACAGTGGAGCTTCTTTTGAGATTTGGAGCTTCACCAAGAAAAGCCTGTGTTCAAGGTGGGACTCCGCTACATGAAGCAGTGAGGAACAAAAAGTTAGAGATCTGTAAGATGTTGATAAATGCAGGGGCAAAGCTGTGGGCCAGAAATGTTTATGGCATTGACGCTCTGTTTACGGCTGCTCAGTGTAGTGCTGTTGATGTGCTTAACTACCTAATGTATaaag GCGGTAATGTAAATACCCAGGCAAATGATGATGCAACCGCATTGTTTGAGGCCTCAAAGAATGGTCATGCTGAAGTTGTTGAGATACTCTTGTCAAAAAGAGCTGATGTTAACAAAGCCAACAAAACTGGATTACTTCCTATTCATGTTGCGGCAAAGAATGGTCATGACAG CATTGTTGCCATGCTAATCCCCAGAACTAACATGGTCAAAGTTAGAAGCTCCGGCATCAGTCCTCTTCATTTGGCTGCAGAACGTAACAGAGATGATGTTCTAGAAACATTAATTGAGGGAGGATATGATGTCAACGTAAAGCTGTCAGATGATTGGTCAAATATGTTTGAAGATCATCGTAGCACGGCTCTGTACTCAGCTGTGATAAACGGAAACACTGAGGCTGCTGCTATGCTGTTAGAAGCAGGTGCTGATCCAAACCTGGATATCTTCAACCCCCTGCTGGTGGCTGTAAGGATAGCAAATATGGAAATGGTGACCTTACTGGTGAAGCACGGTGCTAATGTCAATgccctgctgccaactcatcctACCAGCTTCCCAGCAGTATTGGTTTTCTGTATGAAGTACAAAGTGATGATGAACTACCTGCTGGACAATGGCTGCGATGCACTATCATGTTTTAACTGTCAATATGGCAGTAATCCTCATCCCCCCATCAAACAAAGACGAAATGCACaagaaacaatttattttttaaatgatgaacCAGGATACTGTGTAGag TTTTGTGAGATCATCTCTTCTCCTTCATTCATCAGCTGGGGAGGACCCATCATAGACACATTACTTGACTATGTGGGTCATGTTAAACTCTGCTCTCGAATAATTGAACTTCTAGAAAGCAACAAAGATTGGGCTCATATTAAAGAAAGATCAG TTCTTCCTTGCACCCTAATGCATCTGTGCAGACTCAAGATTCGTCAGCGACTGGGCATTCACAGACTATGGCAAATCAGTGCTCTTCCTCTACCAGGGAGACTGCTCAAGTTTTTGAGTTATGAACTGGAATCATTTGAAAATATACCGTGA